One part of the Vicia villosa cultivar HV-30 ecotype Madison, WI linkage group LG6, Vvil1.0, whole genome shotgun sequence genome encodes these proteins:
- the LOC131608810 gene encoding F-box/LRR-repeat protein At4g14103-like isoform X2 — MKLQRVNYDADEKEDRLSDLPDCIIVHHIFSFLNAKQVVQTSVLSTRWHHLWKYLPTLSLVSSHFDNFDNFIRFVINFFFFLFRDGDSSISLHKLDFHYRDGVTPFRFRHHAGDGVSPDLLNSMLTYAVSRSVKELKICMRSDIQLFPSCISSCHSLTHLNFFVPQRNPKNPNGKVLFPNSLNLPSLIHLHIGRVAFHGGVDIFSGFPRLNRMMITHFEILGEQNLCISSTSLVVLAMEEIFFPHHWKIQLSTPNLSTFSFIGTPSQIMCASRLSSLKYVQICPEKMNYVKAPSLLLSLLHELAADIQSLRLCSNTLQVLSLLPDVSKIKLNSLYKLESLRIRVKEISKTLFEPAGSQEEEEEVAKLIEAFKKDRNKRGKEERRKRSGKKNSKRRKAWIFAGSSPNRLIFIIYNSYTRSA; from the exons ATGAAGCTACAGAGAGTAAATTATGATGCAGATGAAAAAGAAGACAGGTTAAGCGATTTACCCGATTGTATTATTGTTCATCATATATTCTCTTTTTTGAATGCAAAACAAGTTGTTCAGACTTCAGTTTTGTCCACAAGATGGCACCATCTCTGGAAGTATCTACCGACACTTTCACTAGTTTCTTCACACTTTGacaattttgataattttatCAGATTTgtcattaattttttcttttttctatttcgcGACGGCGATTCATCCATCTCGCTGCACAAACTCGATTTTCACTACAGGGATGGCGTGACTCCTTTCCGCTTCCGCCACCACGCCGGGGATGGCGTGAGTCCTGACCTCTTAAATAGCATGTTAACTTATGCTGTTTCACGCAGTGTTAAGGAATTGAAAATCTGTATGAGATCTGATATTCAACTATTTCCGTCTTGTATCTCTTCATGTCACAGTTTAACACATCTGAACTTTTTTGTTCCCcaaagaaaccctaaaaatcctaaTGGAAAAGTATTATTTCCGAATTCTCTAAATTTGCCATCATTGATCCACTTGCATATAGGGCGTGTGGCCTTTCATGGCGGAGTTGATATTTTTTCTGGTTTTCCCCGGTTGAATAGAATGATGATTACTCACTTTGAAATTTTGGGTGAACAAAACTTATGCATATCAAGTACCAGCCTTGTTGTACTAGCCATGGAAGAAATTTTTTTTCCTCATCATTGGAAAATTCAGCTGTCTACTCCAAATCTTTCTACTTTCAGTTTTATAGGAACTCCTTCTCAGATAATGTGTGCGAGCCGTCTCAGTTCTCTTAAATACGTCCAGATTTGCCCGGAAAAAATGAATTATGTAAAAGCTCCTTCTCTTCTACTCAGCTTGTTGCATGAACTTGCTGCTGATATTCAATCGTTGAGGCTCTGTTCCAATACTCTTCAAGTTCTCTCTTTACTTCCTGATGTATCTAAGATTAAACTCAATTCCTTGTATAAGTTGGAGTCATTGAGGATAAGAGTGAAAGAAATTTCCAAGACATTGTTCGAGCCTGCCGGatcacaagaagaagaagaagaagttgccAAGTTAATAGAAGCATTCAAAAAAG ATAGAAACAAGAGAGGGAAAGaagagagaaggaagagaagtggaaagaaaaattcaaagagaagaaaagcttggatcttcgcCGGTTCTTCTCCAAATCGACTCATCTTCATCATCTACAACTCGTATACCAG gtccgcttag
- the LOC131608810 gene encoding UDP-glycosyltransferase TURAN-like isoform X10 — protein sequence MERGRRARARVVVLSDFGRSPKRQYHALPLANQALLEVDIVAYGGPEPHTELLANPSIHIHLMKQWSTARQSLPKSNRKKFETLCDNQSCTPSKTDLS from the exons ATGGAAAGAGGCAGAAGAGCGAGGGCTCGTGTTGTGGTTTTGAGTGACTTTGGACGCAGCCCTAAAAGGCAGTATCATGCTCTCCCACTTGCCAATCAG GCTTTGCTAGAGGTAGACATTGTTGCATATGGAG GCCCAGAGCCCCATACTGAACTTCTGGCCAACCCATCTATTCATATTCACCTCATG AAGCAGTGGTCAACAGCCCGTCAAAGCTTACCAAAG TCTAACCGTAAAAAGTTTGAGACCCTGTGCGATAACCAATCTTGCACGCCTTCAAAGACGGACTTGagttaa
- the LOC131608810 gene encoding UDP-glycosyltransferase TURAN-like isoform X9, translated as MERGRRARARVVVLSDFGRSPKRQYHALPLANQALLEVDIVAYGGPEPHTELLANPSIHIHLMKQWSTARQSLPKVPRRVRRKKFESPYVLCSFGMAKLPLWSLFLRSLFDLVLSILICTSCKYYAIV; from the exons ATGGAAAGAGGCAGAAGAGCGAGGGCTCGTGTTGTGGTTTTGAGTGACTTTGGACGCAGCCCTAAAAGGCAGTATCATGCTCTCCCACTTGCCAATCAG GCTTTGCTAGAGGTAGACATTGTTGCATATGGAG GCCCAGAGCCCCATACTGAACTTCTGGCCAACCCATCTATTCATATTCACCTCATG AAGCAGTGGTCAACAGCCCGTCAAAGCTTACCAAAG gttccgcgaagggtaaggagaaagaagtttgaatCTCCTTATGTCTTATGTTCTTTTGGCATGGCGAAACTTCCGTTGTGGAGTTTAtttttgagatcattgtttgatctagttcttagtattttaatTTGTACATCTTGTAaatattatgccattgtgtag
- the LOC131608810 gene encoding uncharacterized protein LOC131608810 isoform X6, which yields MERGRRARARVVVLSDFGRSPKRQYHALPLANQALLEVDIVAYGGPEPHTELLANPSIHIHLMKQWSTARQSLPKIETREGKKREGREVERKIQREEKLGSSPVLLQIDSSSSSTTRIPGPLSGPGFAKRSKIFSENFAETERAQPAKRSFIAFCLWNFHLAVR from the exons ATGGAAAGAGGCAGAAGAGCGAGGGCTCGTGTTGTGGTTTTGAGTGACTTTGGACGCAGCCCTAAAAGGCAGTATCATGCTCTCCCACTTGCCAATCAG GCTTTGCTAGAGGTAGACATTGTTGCATATGGAG GCCCAGAGCCCCATACTGAACTTCTGGCCAACCCATCTATTCATATTCACCTCATG AAGCAGTGGTCAACAGCCCGTCAAAGCTTACCAAAG ATAGAAACAAGAGAGGGAAAGaagagagaaggaagagaagtggaaagaaaaattcaaagagaagaaaagcttggatcttcgcCGGTTCTTCTCCAAATCGACTCATCTTCATCATCTACAACTCGTATACCAG gtccgcttagcggccctgGGTTCGCTAAGCGGAGCAAGATATTTTCTGAAAATTTCGCAGAGACTGAGCGAGCCCAGCCTGCTAAGCGGAGCTTCATTGCATTTTGCCTCTGGAATTTTCACTTAGCtgtccgctaa
- the LOC131608810 gene encoding F-box/LRR-repeat protein At4g14103-like isoform X1, producing the protein MKLQRVNYDADEKEDRLSDLPDCIIVHHIFSFLNAKQVVQTSVLSTRWHHLWKYLPTLSLVSSHFDNFDNFIRFVINFFFFLFRDGDSSISLHKLDFHYRDGVTPFRFRHHAGDGVSPDLLNSMLTYAVSRSVKELKICMRSDIQLFPSCISSCHSLTHLNFFVPQRNPKNPNGKVLFPNSLNLPSLIHLHIGRVAFHGGVDIFSGFPRLNRMMITHFEILGEQNLCISSTSLVVLAMEEIFFPHHWKIQLSTPNLSTFSFIGTPSQIMCASRLSSLKYVQICPEKMNYVKAPSLLLSLLHELAADIQSLRLCSNTLQVLSLLPDVSKIKLNSLYKLESLRIRVKEISKTLFEPAGSQEEEEEVAKLIEAFKKDRNKRGKEERRKRSGKKNSKRRKAWIFAGSSPNRLIFIIYNSYTRFREG; encoded by the exons ATGAAGCTACAGAGAGTAAATTATGATGCAGATGAAAAAGAAGACAGGTTAAGCGATTTACCCGATTGTATTATTGTTCATCATATATTCTCTTTTTTGAATGCAAAACAAGTTGTTCAGACTTCAGTTTTGTCCACAAGATGGCACCATCTCTGGAAGTATCTACCGACACTTTCACTAGTTTCTTCACACTTTGacaattttgataattttatCAGATTTgtcattaattttttcttttttctatttcgcGACGGCGATTCATCCATCTCGCTGCACAAACTCGATTTTCACTACAGGGATGGCGTGACTCCTTTCCGCTTCCGCCACCACGCCGGGGATGGCGTGAGTCCTGACCTCTTAAATAGCATGTTAACTTATGCTGTTTCACGCAGTGTTAAGGAATTGAAAATCTGTATGAGATCTGATATTCAACTATTTCCGTCTTGTATCTCTTCATGTCACAGTTTAACACATCTGAACTTTTTTGTTCCCcaaagaaaccctaaaaatcctaaTGGAAAAGTATTATTTCCGAATTCTCTAAATTTGCCATCATTGATCCACTTGCATATAGGGCGTGTGGCCTTTCATGGCGGAGTTGATATTTTTTCTGGTTTTCCCCGGTTGAATAGAATGATGATTACTCACTTTGAAATTTTGGGTGAACAAAACTTATGCATATCAAGTACCAGCCTTGTTGTACTAGCCATGGAAGAAATTTTTTTTCCTCATCATTGGAAAATTCAGCTGTCTACTCCAAATCTTTCTACTTTCAGTTTTATAGGAACTCCTTCTCAGATAATGTGTGCGAGCCGTCTCAGTTCTCTTAAATACGTCCAGATTTGCCCGGAAAAAATGAATTATGTAAAAGCTCCTTCTCTTCTACTCAGCTTGTTGCATGAACTTGCTGCTGATATTCAATCGTTGAGGCTCTGTTCCAATACTCTTCAAGTTCTCTCTTTACTTCCTGATGTATCTAAGATTAAACTCAATTCCTTGTATAAGTTGGAGTCATTGAGGATAAGAGTGAAAGAAATTTCCAAGACATTGTTCGAGCCTGCCGGatcacaagaagaagaagaagaagttgccAAGTTAATAGAAGCATTCAAAAAAG ATAGAAACAAGAGAGGGAAAGaagagagaaggaagagaagtggaaagaaaaattcaaagagaagaaaagcttggatcttcgcCGGTTCTTCTCCAAATCGACTCATCTTCATCATCTACAACTCGTATACCAG gttccgcgaagggtaa
- the LOC131608810 gene encoding F-box/LRR-repeat protein At4g14103-like isoform X3, whose protein sequence is MKLQRVNYDADEKEDRLSDLPDCIIVHHIFSFLNAKQVVQTSVLSTRWHHLWKYLPTLSLVSSHFDNFDNFIRFVINFFFFLFRDGDSSISLHKLDFHYRDGVTPFRFRHHAGDGVSPDLLNSMLTYAVSRSVKELKICMRSDIQLFPSCISSCHSLTHLNFFVPQRNPKNPNGKVLFPNSLNLPSLIHLHIGRVAFHGGVDIFSGFPRLNRMMITHFEILGEQNLCISSTSLVVLAMEEIFFPHHWKIQLSTPNLSTFSFIGTPSQIMCASRLSSLKYVQICPEKMNYVKAPSLLLSLLHELAADIQSLRLCSNTLQVLSLLPDVSKIKLNSLYKLESLRIRVKEISKTLFEPAGSQEEEEEVAKLIEAFKKAHNPWRFAVLV, encoded by the exons ATGAAGCTACAGAGAGTAAATTATGATGCAGATGAAAAAGAAGACAGGTTAAGCGATTTACCCGATTGTATTATTGTTCATCATATATTCTCTTTTTTGAATGCAAAACAAGTTGTTCAGACTTCAGTTTTGTCCACAAGATGGCACCATCTCTGGAAGTATCTACCGACACTTTCACTAGTTTCTTCACACTTTGacaattttgataattttatCAGATTTgtcattaattttttcttttttctatttcgcGACGGCGATTCATCCATCTCGCTGCACAAACTCGATTTTCACTACAGGGATGGCGTGACTCCTTTCCGCTTCCGCCACCACGCCGGGGATGGCGTGAGTCCTGACCTCTTAAATAGCATGTTAACTTATGCTGTTTCACGCAGTGTTAAGGAATTGAAAATCTGTATGAGATCTGATATTCAACTATTTCCGTCTTGTATCTCTTCATGTCACAGTTTAACACATCTGAACTTTTTTGTTCCCcaaagaaaccctaaaaatcctaaTGGAAAAGTATTATTTCCGAATTCTCTAAATTTGCCATCATTGATCCACTTGCATATAGGGCGTGTGGCCTTTCATGGCGGAGTTGATATTTTTTCTGGTTTTCCCCGGTTGAATAGAATGATGATTACTCACTTTGAAATTTTGGGTGAACAAAACTTATGCATATCAAGTACCAGCCTTGTTGTACTAGCCATGGAAGAAATTTTTTTTCCTCATCATTGGAAAATTCAGCTGTCTACTCCAAATCTTTCTACTTTCAGTTTTATAGGAACTCCTTCTCAGATAATGTGTGCGAGCCGTCTCAGTTCTCTTAAATACGTCCAGATTTGCCCGGAAAAAATGAATTATGTAAAAGCTCCTTCTCTTCTACTCAGCTTGTTGCATGAACTTGCTGCTGATATTCAATCGTTGAGGCTCTGTTCCAATACTCTTCAAGTTCTCTCTTTACTTCCTGATGTATCTAAGATTAAACTCAATTCCTTGTATAAGTTGGAGTCATTGAGGATAAGAGTGAAAGAAATTTCCAAGACATTGTTCGAGCCTGCCGGatcacaagaagaagaagaagaagttgccAAGTTAATAGAAGCATTCAAAAAAG CGCACAATCCATGGAGATTTGCGGTTTTAGTGTGA
- the LOC131608810 gene encoding uncharacterized protein LOC131608810 isoform X7, protein MERGRRARARVVVLSDFGRSPKRQYHALPLANQALLEVDIVAYGGPEPHTELLANPSIHIHLMKQWSTARQSLPKKQERERREKEEKWKEKFKEKKSLDLRRFFSKSTHLHHLQLVYQVRLAALGSLSGARYFLKISQRLSEPSLLSGASLHFASGIFT, encoded by the exons ATGGAAAGAGGCAGAAGAGCGAGGGCTCGTGTTGTGGTTTTGAGTGACTTTGGACGCAGCCCTAAAAGGCAGTATCATGCTCTCCCACTTGCCAATCAG GCTTTGCTAGAGGTAGACATTGTTGCATATGGAG GCCCAGAGCCCCATACTGAACTTCTGGCCAACCCATCTATTCATATTCACCTCATG AAGCAGTGGTCAACAGCCCGTCAAAGCTTACCAAAG AAACAAGAGAGGGAAAGaagagagaaggaagagaagtggaaagaaaaattcaaagagaagaaaagcttggatcttcgcCGGTTCTTCTCCAAATCGACTCATCTTCATCATCTACAACTCGTATACCAG gtccgcttagcggccctgGGTTCGCTAAGCGGAGCAAGATATTTTCTGAAAATTTCGCAGAGACTGAGCGAGCCCAGCCTGCTAAGCGGAGCTTCATTGCATTTTGCCTCTGGAATTTTCACTTAG
- the LOC131608810 gene encoding uncharacterized protein LOC131608810 isoform X5, which yields MERGRRARARVVVLSDFGRSPKRQYHALPLANQALLEVDIVAYGGPEPHTELLANPSIHIHLMKQWSTARQSLPKKQERERREKEEKWKEKFKEKKSLDLRRFFSKSTHLHHLQLVYQVPRRVRRKKFESPYVLCSFGMAKLPLWSLFLRSLFDLVLSILICTSCKYYAIV from the exons ATGGAAAGAGGCAGAAGAGCGAGGGCTCGTGTTGTGGTTTTGAGTGACTTTGGACGCAGCCCTAAAAGGCAGTATCATGCTCTCCCACTTGCCAATCAG GCTTTGCTAGAGGTAGACATTGTTGCATATGGAG GCCCAGAGCCCCATACTGAACTTCTGGCCAACCCATCTATTCATATTCACCTCATG AAGCAGTGGTCAACAGCCCGTCAAAGCTTACCAAAG AAACAAGAGAGGGAAAGaagagagaaggaagagaagtggaaagaaaaattcaaagagaagaaaagcttggatcttcgcCGGTTCTTCTCCAAATCGACTCATCTTCATCATCTACAACTCGTATACCAG gttccgcgaagggtaaggagaaagaagtttgaatCTCCTTATGTCTTATGTTCTTTTGGCATGGCGAAACTTCCGTTGTGGAGTTTAtttttgagatcattgtttgatctagttcttagtattttaatTTGTACATCTTGTAaatattatgccattgtgtag
- the LOC131608810 gene encoding uncharacterized protein LOC131608810 isoform X8, which yields MERGRRARARVVVLSDFGRSPKRQYHALPLANQALLEVDIVAYGGPEPHTELLANPSIHIHLMKQWSTARQSLPKIETREGKKREGREVERKIQREEKLGSSPVLLQIDSSSSSTTRIPGSAKGKEKEV from the exons ATGGAAAGAGGCAGAAGAGCGAGGGCTCGTGTTGTGGTTTTGAGTGACTTTGGACGCAGCCCTAAAAGGCAGTATCATGCTCTCCCACTTGCCAATCAG GCTTTGCTAGAGGTAGACATTGTTGCATATGGAG GCCCAGAGCCCCATACTGAACTTCTGGCCAACCCATCTATTCATATTCACCTCATG AAGCAGTGGTCAACAGCCCGTCAAAGCTTACCAAAG ATAGAAACAAGAGAGGGAAAGaagagagaaggaagagaagtggaaagaaaaattcaaagagaagaaaagcttggatcttcgcCGGTTCTTCTCCAAATCGACTCATCTTCATCATCTACAACTCGTATACCAG gttccgcgaagggtaaggagaaagaagtttga
- the LOC131608810 gene encoding F-box/LRR-repeat protein At4g14103-like isoform X4 produces MKLQRVNYDADEKEDRLSDLPDCIIVHHIFSFLNAKQVVQTSVLSTRWHHLWKYLPTLSLVSSHFDNFDNFIRFVINFFFFLFRDGDSSISLHKLDFHYRDGVTPFRFRHHAGDGVSPDLLNSMLTYAVSRSVKELKICMRSDIQLFPSCISSCHSLTHLNFFVPQRNPKNPNGKVLFPNSLNLPSLIHLHIGRVAFHGGVDIFSGFPRLNRMMITHFEILGEQNLCISSTSLVVLAMEEIFFPHHWKIQLSTPNLSTFSFIGTPSQIMCASRLSSLKYVQICPEKMNYVKAPSLLLSLLHELAADIQSLRLCSNTLQVLSLLPDVSKIKLNSLYKLESLRIRVKEISKTLFEPAGSQEEEEEVAKLIEAFKKVNHIGG; encoded by the exons ATGAAGCTACAGAGAGTAAATTATGATGCAGATGAAAAAGAAGACAGGTTAAGCGATTTACCCGATTGTATTATTGTTCATCATATATTCTCTTTTTTGAATGCAAAACAAGTTGTTCAGACTTCAGTTTTGTCCACAAGATGGCACCATCTCTGGAAGTATCTACCGACACTTTCACTAGTTTCTTCACACTTTGacaattttgataattttatCAGATTTgtcattaattttttcttttttctatttcgcGACGGCGATTCATCCATCTCGCTGCACAAACTCGATTTTCACTACAGGGATGGCGTGACTCCTTTCCGCTTCCGCCACCACGCCGGGGATGGCGTGAGTCCTGACCTCTTAAATAGCATGTTAACTTATGCTGTTTCACGCAGTGTTAAGGAATTGAAAATCTGTATGAGATCTGATATTCAACTATTTCCGTCTTGTATCTCTTCATGTCACAGTTTAACACATCTGAACTTTTTTGTTCCCcaaagaaaccctaaaaatcctaaTGGAAAAGTATTATTTCCGAATTCTCTAAATTTGCCATCATTGATCCACTTGCATATAGGGCGTGTGGCCTTTCATGGCGGAGTTGATATTTTTTCTGGTTTTCCCCGGTTGAATAGAATGATGATTACTCACTTTGAAATTTTGGGTGAACAAAACTTATGCATATCAAGTACCAGCCTTGTTGTACTAGCCATGGAAGAAATTTTTTTTCCTCATCATTGGAAAATTCAGCTGTCTACTCCAAATCTTTCTACTTTCAGTTTTATAGGAACTCCTTCTCAGATAATGTGTGCGAGCCGTCTCAGTTCTCTTAAATACGTCCAGATTTGCCCGGAAAAAATGAATTATGTAAAAGCTCCTTCTCTTCTACTCAGCTTGTTGCATGAACTTGCTGCTGATATTCAATCGTTGAGGCTCTGTTCCAATACTCTTCAAGTTCTCTCTTTACTTCCTGATGTATCTAAGATTAAACTCAATTCCTTGTATAAGTTGGAGTCATTGAGGATAAGAGTGAAAGAAATTTCCAAGACATTGTTCGAGCCTGCCGGatcacaagaagaagaagaagaagttgccAAGTTAATAGAAGCATTCAAAAAAG tgAATCACATAGGAGGATAg